A genome region from Tolypothrix sp. PCC 7712 includes the following:
- a CDS encoding response regulator, producing MFNHLKIGSKIGASFALGLVILSAIGYVSYRTTQELIKTSYLENRTYQVMGFLDEVSSKIKDAETGQRGYIITGEQQYLEPYESAIASLQPPLQKLRDLTANNPKQEQRFNRLEPLINTRINVLKKVIAARQNQGFEAAQKLVLSNEGKQLMDQIRNLAEEMKQAERQLLAERSSQAKAAANQTTATIVYGIPIAFILIALIGYVLSRNISKPIEKIARIATTIAAGDLSPNLPHTKRQDEVGVLTNSFNQMIANLRETKQLNEEQNWLKSNLADLSNSLQGRRNLANVTQLILSRLATLVGAQQGVFYVMDSVENHPVMKLLSSYAYNERKNLANQFHLGEGLVGQCALEKQRILLTQVPNDYIRISSGLGEAPPLNIIVLPVLFEEQVVAVIELASFQTFNQLHLTFLEQVTTVIGVVLNAIKSDMLTQELLQQSQDLTEELQHQQAELKLSNQRLQEQAQELEESQLLLKQQQEELQQSNEELQQLNEELEEKAELLETQKREVEVKNQQIEQARLSLEDKAKQLTLTSKYKSEFLANMSHELRTPLNSLLILARLMAENSQGNLTEKQIEYSQTIYSAGNDLLRLINDILDLAKIESGKFAIEREEVSLITLQSYLQGNFHQLALEKNLSFNIQIDGNLPLTFHTDSKRLQQILNNLLANAFKFTEQGGISLQISLVNADTVAFAVSDTGIGIPNDKQQLIFEAFQQADGTTSRKYGGTGLGLSISRELAHLLGGRIELVSQLGKGSTFTLYLPIQGVRSQGQSRDNTLQDKQKISLPLPIPARAEASPPPAVPITPQTEVADDRDAIQVGDRVLLVIEDDVKFVRILLDMARQQGFKVLVALNSKQGLALAQQFKPDAITLDICMPDIDGWMVLDRLKHDSQTRHIPVHIFSIDDRQQRGLELGAIAYVQKPVTKEQLVGALTDIKGFVERKVKNLLVIEDDPVQARSIIELIGNGDVHSTAVHTAAAAITTLQSQHIDCIVLDLGLPDMTGLELIEEIKQQPNWLKIPIIVYTGKELSRQEETQLRRLAETIIIKDVRSPERLLDETALFLHRVQANLPQSKRHILEQLRSSDPILANKKILIIDDDVRNIFALTSLLEGYQMQVLFAENGRDGIATLQANSHIDIVLMDIMMPEMDGYQTTRAIRQLQEFRTIPIIALTAKAMQGDREKCIEAGASDYITKPVDTEQLLSLLRVWLYH from the coding sequence ATGTTCAATCATTTGAAAATTGGCAGCAAAATAGGAGCAAGTTTCGCTTTAGGTTTAGTAATTCTTAGCGCCATTGGTTACGTTTCCTATCGTACAACTCAAGAACTAATCAAAACTTCCTATTTGGAAAACCGTACATACCAAGTGATGGGATTTTTGGATGAGGTGAGTTCCAAAATTAAAGATGCGGAAACTGGACAACGTGGTTACATAATTACTGGAGAACAGCAATATTTAGAGCCTTATGAGAGTGCGATCGCCTCTTTACAGCCACCACTACAAAAACTCCGCGACTTAACTGCTAATAACCCCAAGCAAGAACAGCGCTTCAATCGCTTAGAGCCGCTAATTAATACTAGGATAAATGTCCTGAAAAAAGTGATTGCGGCGCGCCAAAATCAAGGATTTGAAGCTGCTCAGAAGTTAGTGCTTTCAAATGAAGGAAAGCAGTTGATGGATCAGATTCGCAACTTGGCTGAGGAAATGAAACAAGCAGAACGTCAATTATTAGCTGAACGTTCAAGCCAAGCCAAAGCAGCCGCCAATCAAACTACTGCTACTATCGTCTATGGAATTCCTATAGCTTTTATCTTGATCGCTTTAATTGGCTATGTGCTATCAAGAAATATCTCGAAACCTATCGAGAAAATTGCTCGCATCGCCACCACAATTGCGGCTGGTGATTTATCGCCTAACTTACCACATACAAAACGTCAAGATGAAGTAGGTGTACTGACAAACAGTTTCAATCAAATGATTGCTAATTTGCGAGAAACTAAGCAATTAAATGAAGAGCAAAACTGGTTAAAATCGAATCTGGCTGATTTGAGTAACAGTCTTCAAGGAAGAAGAAATTTAGCCAATGTTACACAATTAATATTATCGCGGTTAGCTACTTTAGTGGGAGCGCAACAAGGCGTTTTCTACGTGATGGATTCTGTAGAAAATCACCCTGTGATGAAGTTATTGAGTAGCTATGCTTACAATGAAAGAAAAAATTTAGCCAATCAATTTCACTTAGGTGAAGGATTGGTAGGACAATGTGCTTTAGAAAAGCAAAGAATCTTGCTCACCCAAGTTCCCAATGATTATATTCGCATTAGTTCTGGCTTAGGTGAAGCGCCGCCGTTAAATATTATTGTCTTACCTGTATTGTTTGAAGAGCAGGTAGTTGCTGTTATTGAACTCGCATCATTCCAAACTTTTAATCAATTACATTTAACTTTTTTAGAGCAAGTTACTACAGTTATCGGCGTAGTCTTAAATGCGATTAAGTCCGATATGCTCACTCAGGAACTACTCCAGCAGTCTCAGGATTTAACCGAAGAATTACAACATCAGCAAGCAGAACTGAAGCTGAGTAATCAAAGGTTACAAGAACAAGCGCAGGAGTTAGAAGAATCGCAATTACTGCTAAAACAACAACAAGAAGAATTGCAACAGTCCAACGAAGAATTACAACAATTAAATGAGGAGTTAGAAGAAAAGGCGGAATTGCTAGAAACACAAAAACGAGAAGTTGAAGTTAAAAATCAACAAATTGAACAAGCAAGGCTATCTTTAGAAGATAAAGCCAAACAATTAACCCTCACCTCAAAATATAAGTCAGAATTTTTAGCCAATATGTCCCATGAGTTGCGGACACCACTGAATAGCCTATTAATTTTGGCGCGCTTAATGGCAGAAAATTCCCAAGGTAATTTAACAGAGAAACAAATTGAATATAGCCAAACAATTTATAGTGCTGGTAATGATTTGCTGCGATTAATTAATGATATTTTAGATTTGGCGAAAATTGAATCAGGTAAGTTTGCGATTGAAAGAGAAGAAGTTAGCCTGATAACTTTGCAAAGCTACCTCCAAGGGAATTTCCACCAGCTAGCACTAGAGAAAAATTTGAGTTTTAATATTCAAATTGACGGTAATTTACCACTCACATTTCATACTGACTCTAAACGCCTCCAACAAATTTTAAATAATTTATTGGCAAACGCTTTTAAGTTTACTGAACAAGGAGGAATTTCCTTACAAATTAGTCTAGTCAACGCAGATACGGTTGCTTTTGCTGTCAGCGATACAGGTATTGGTATTCCTAATGATAAACAGCAATTAATTTTTGAAGCATTTCAACAAGCAGATGGGACAACCAGCCGCAAATATGGCGGTACAGGCTTAGGTTTATCGATTAGCCGGGAACTAGCTCATTTGCTAGGTGGGAGAATTGAACTAGTTAGCCAACTAGGAAAAGGTAGCACTTTTACACTTTATTTACCAATCCAGGGAGTTCGCAGCCAAGGACAGAGCAGAGATAATACTTTACAAGATAAACAGAAAATTTCTCTACCTCTCCCAATTCCCGCACGTGCTGAAGCTTCTCCTCCTCCCGCAGTTCCTATCACTCCGCAAACTGAAGTTGCAGACGATAGAGACGCAATTCAAGTCGGCGATCGCGTTTTGCTGGTGATTGAAGATGATGTAAAATTTGTTCGTATCTTGCTGGATATGGCGCGCCAACAAGGGTTTAAGGTGTTGGTAGCCTTAAACAGCAAACAAGGTTTGGCTCTAGCACAACAGTTTAAACCCGATGCCATTACTTTGGATATCTGTATGCCAGATATAGATGGCTGGATGGTGCTAGATCGGCTCAAACATGATTCCCAAACGCGCCATATTCCCGTACATATCTTCTCCATTGACGATCGTCAACAACGTGGTTTAGAGTTAGGCGCGATCGCTTATGTACAAAAGCCTGTTACTAAAGAACAACTGGTTGGTGCTTTAACCGATATTAAAGGCTTTGTTGAGCGTAAGGTCAAGAATCTGCTGGTAATTGAAGATGACCCAGTCCAAGCCCGCAGTATTATTGAACTAATCGGTAATGGCGATGTTCACAGTACAGCAGTCCATACAGCAGCTGCAGCCATAACTACACTGCAATCCCAGCATATAGATTGTATTGTGCTGGATTTGGGTTTGCCTGATATGACTGGCTTAGAACTAATTGAGGAAATCAAACAACAACCCAACTGGTTGAAAATTCCGATTATTGTCTACACCGGGAAAGAACTTTCGCGCCAAGAAGAAACCCAATTGCGACGCTTGGCTGAGACAATCATTATTAAAGATGTGCGATCGCCTGAACGGTTACTTGATGAAACTGCCTTATTTTTACATCGTGTTCAGGCCAATTTACCCCAATCAAAACGGCACATTTTAGAACAACTCCGCAGTTCCGATCCCATACTGGCAAATAAAAAGATTTTAATTATCGATGACGATGTCAGGAATATTTTTGCCTTGACTAGCTTGTTAGAAGGCTATCAAATGCAAGTATTATTTGCAGAGAATGGCAGAGATGGCATCGCTACATTGCAAGCCAACTCTCATATCGATATCGTCTTAATGGATATCATGATGCCGGAAATGGACGGTTATCAAACAACTCGCGCCATTCGTCAGCTACAGGAATTCCGCACAATACCGATTATTGCTTTAACCGCCAAAGCCATGCAAGGCGATCGCGAAAAATGCATCGAAGCAGGAGCCTCAGATTATATTACCAAGCCCGTAGACACTGAACAACTACTTTCCCTACTGCGGGTTTGGTTGTATCACTGA
- a CDS encoding CheR family methyltransferase, with the protein MNLPKAKLEDIEIQLLLEGVYRYWGYDFRNYAVSSLKRRIHSFIKIEGCTSVSELQARVLHDSKCLERFLLSLTVNVTSMFRDPSFYLALRKEVIPLLRTYPFIRIWHAGCSTGEEVYSMAILLQEENLYQRCRIYATDFNEKVLQKARTGIFSLKLMQDYTQLYLKSGGKESFSQYYTAAYDSAIFRAALRENIVFAQHNLATDSSFNEFHIIICRNVLIYFNQTLQKQVHELFYNSLCPFGILGLGRQESIRFTPHDHQYQELVKGEKLYRRLN; encoded by the coding sequence ATGAATTTACCCAAAGCAAAACTAGAAGATATTGAAATTCAGTTACTACTTGAAGGAGTTTACCGTTACTGGGGTTACGACTTCCGTAATTATGCTGTTTCTTCTCTCAAACGTCGTATCCACAGTTTTATCAAAATAGAAGGCTGTACAAGTGTTTCAGAACTGCAAGCACGAGTGCTACATGATAGCAAATGTTTAGAAAGATTTTTGCTAAGTCTAACAGTAAATGTTACTTCTATGTTTCGTGACCCTAGCTTTTATCTCGCTTTAAGAAAAGAGGTAATTCCGCTATTGCGTACCTATCCTTTTATTCGCATTTGGCACGCAGGATGCTCCACAGGAGAAGAAGTTTACTCAATGGCAATTTTACTACAGGAGGAAAACCTATATCAACGTTGTCGAATTTATGCTACAGACTTTAATGAAAAAGTCCTACAAAAAGCTAGAACAGGCATTTTTTCTTTGAAACTCATGCAAGATTATACCCAACTTTACCTAAAATCTGGAGGCAAAGAATCTTTTTCACAATACTATACAGCCGCTTACGACAGTGCAATTTTTCGTGCTGCTTTGCGGGAAAATATTGTTTTCGCTCAACATAACCTAGCAACAGATAGTTCTTTTAATGAGTTTCATATCATCATTTGTCGTAATGTTTTAATTTATTTTAATCAAACCCTACAAAAGCAAGTACATGAACTTTTTTATAATAGCCTTTGTCCTTTTGGTATTCTCGGATTAGGACGGCAAGAGTCAATTCGTTTTACTCCCCATGACCATCAATACCAAGAGCTTGTCAAAGGTGAAAAGCTCTATCGGAGGTTGAATTAG